DNA sequence from the Treponema sp. OMZ 838 genome:
GTATTTACTTGCAGCTTGATAGGTATATGGAATATTCAACGGGGTGTTTACCGCCCGTCTAACCGGTTGAGGGGCGAGGTACGGGGCATCCGTCTCCAATAGTAGTTTATCGTCAGGCACCATGCGTACCAGTTCCGCTATTTCAGAAGCCGTTTCCGCATTGTCAGTGTATGTGATGGTACCCGGAAATGAAAGATACCAGCCCCGCTCTAAAAAAGCTTCGGCTTCCTTCTTCCCGTACGAGAAACAGTGAATGACACCTCGATGCCAGCCTACTTCGTCGATACAACGGAGCGTCGGTTCAAAACCGTCGCGTGAATGAATAATCACAGCCAATCCGTACCGTTTGGCAAGGGCAAGCTGTTCTTTAAACAGCGTTTCTTCACCGGCGAGATTACCGGTTCCCGTACCGGTTGCTCCGGCATGGTTCCAATACCGGTCTATACCGCATTCTCCGACTGCCGTATACAACTGCCCGCTTTTGAGAATCGCTTGAATATCGGCTTCAAGCTTTTGCAATGCCTCTACCTGATGTTCAATAGCGGCACGCCCCGGCCACAATCCCGCAGAAAAATGGATAAAATCGGGTATAGAGCCGTCTTTGCCGCAAGCTGCCACAACGGTGTTATACCGTGGCGTAAAATCTCCGGCATCGGTTCCGATATCCATTATAAAAGGATACCCTTCTTCCTGCATCGCTTTCAGTATCAGCGGAAAGTGTGCCGTTTTTTGAGAAATATGATGTAAATGACAATGAGAGTCTGTAAACAATCTTGACCGCCTCTATAATTTCCGGTATAGTATATCATCTTTGCCGGAGTGGTGGAATTGGTAGACACCAGGGACTTAAAATCCCTTGACTGGTAACGGTCGTACGAGTTCAAGTCTCGTCTCCGGCAGGTTCTTACATCTCCTACCTTATTTATACACAATGTTTATATAGTCTCCCGTATCATAAAGCTTTAGGCTCAATAGAGCATATTCCCCGTTAATTCCTTAAAAATGCTTTCCTCTTTTGCACTTAATTTTTTTTCTTGTTTTCCGATATTGTCTATATGAAGCTATGGGAGGATCTTATGAGAAAATACCATGTACTGTCGGCTCTGGTGGCGGCATTGTTGTTATTGCCCCTTGGAGCGGAAGAATTACTCACAGCAGAAACTTATGCATCTTATTACGGAGAGGCTTTTAACGGCCGGCCGACGTCAAGCGGCGAAATTTTCGATATGAATGCCTATACGGCAGCCCACAAAACACTGCCGTTCGGAACTTTTCTTGAAGTAACAAATCTTGAAAATGGGAAAAAAGTGGTGGTACGCGTAAATGACCGCGGCCCATTCGTCCCAAACCGCGAGATAGATTTATCAAAAGCTGCCGCTAAATCGTTGGGAATGATTAGCCGCGGTATCACACGGGTTTCGATTAAAAAGGTTGATTCGCTTGATCATGCAGCACTCGTTGCGACAACTGATGTTTACAGCGACACACCGGCAAAATCTGCACAAAAAGAAACGCCTCTCGCCTCAGGTACGCAGCCTGAAGTAGTGCCTGTTCAGAAGGAGGCGGTGTCCGACATACCTGCTAAAGGTTCCGGGACAGCAGCAGAAGCGCAAACGGCACCGTCTAAAGTAACACAAGCACAAGCATCGCAGCCTAACACAACACAAAGACAACCGGCACCTGTAGATAAACAAACAGCAAAGCCCGACACCGTCAAAGGTGTTGCAAACCGTTCAGCTTCCGCACAACCGGAACAAGCTCCGGCTCCGGTTTATTCACAAGGTACTTCAGGCGTGTTGTGGAGAATTCAGCTGGGCGCTTTTGCACGGGAAGAAAATGCGCTGCGGCTTGTTGTCCAACTGAGAAAAGCAGGATTCGACCCTGCGTATGAGCGTACTGAAAAATCGGTACGGGTTGTTCTTCCGGGCATACAGCCTGACGATCTTGAAAAAGTAAAAGAAGCACTGGCAAATCATTCCTTCACCGACTACGTAATCAGACAGGAAAGCTGGTAAGCCGGTTTTTTTATCAAAGTAAATGTATTAGATAAATCGACAACTCCGAGACGCAAGGTGCAGGGGTTGTCGATTGCTATATGCTATACCTATCATTAGTGATGAGTGTTGCATCATTTCTTCTTGCTAATATGGCATAATACATCTATTACTTGTTGCGCTATAGTTCTATTTTCGGCTTTTGCAACGTATGAAATTTTTCTATAAATATCTTCAGGACATTCTCTGACTTGCAATAAAGGCATACCCCCCCTCATTGCATACAACTTACAGCCATTTGTATGTTATATCAAGTAATTGCGGGCTTTGTTTATTTCTTTAAATTCTCCACACGGCAACTTGTTCATACAGGGAATGTTTTTGTCTGATTTATTTAATTCCTTTAATCTTTCATTTAAACATATCTCATGTTTAATGCCATCTACAACTTCAGTTTTGCAATATTTGCAATTATTCATAGATTCTTCCTCCTAAGTATAAAAAAATTTCCCTTAGTTCAGTAAGCACTGAACTAAATTTTATAAGAAAAATATATTGGATGATTATTTCTTGCAACACAAACACACCAGAAGCGATATTTACCCAACATCCGTTTAAAATACCAACCCTCGTCATGTTTCTGTTAAGCTGTACCCAAAATCCGAAGCAATAGATTCCCTTGCGGTTTAATTCGAGAATACAGCCATATTACGACTATTGCGCATTAAAATCGAACACGTAGATGTTCTGATAATAATAAAGCTTACCATCGTCCCACCAGTACAGGTCGCCGTTTTGCAGCGGAGCGATTTCGTATACAACAACGGCATTTTTAAAATTGCTGCCGGTCGAGTACGGATGTTTGCGCTGCTGCTGGTAAAACAGATTGACCAGCGTATTGCCGTTTGCGCCGTCGTTTTGGGTTTCCGATTGCGGGAACCACATGCGGTATGACTGGTCGTATGCAAGTTTGATGTTTGCCGAATGTATGACAAAACTGAAATAATCGGGCATATTGGAGGTGTCAATTTGCTCACCTTTCCCGAATGTACCGGTTTTACCGGATATTTTTCCTCGTCTTGCAGTTATAATGTAAGTTTCTGATGAATCACCAACATTAGTTTCTAAACTATTCAGATACTCTGCCTGCCG
Encoded proteins:
- a CDS encoding septal ring lytic transglycosylase RlpA family protein, producing the protein MRKYHVLSALVAALLLLPLGAEELLTAETYASYYGEAFNGRPTSSGEIFDMNAYTAAHKTLPFGTFLEVTNLENGKKVVVRVNDRGPFVPNREIDLSKAAAKSLGMISRGITRVSIKKVDSLDHAALVATTDVYSDTPAKSAQKETPLASGTQPEVVPVQKEAVSDIPAKGSGTAAEAQTAPSKVTQAQASQPNTTQRQPAPVDKQTAKPDTVKGVANRSASAQPEQAPAPVYSQGTSGVLWRIQLGAFAREENALRLVVQLRKAGFDPAYERTEKSVRVVLPGIQPDDLEKVKEALANHSFTDYVIRQESW
- a CDS encoding TatD family hydrolase → MFTDSHCHLHHISQKTAHFPLILKAMQEEGYPFIMDIGTDAGDFTPRYNTVVAACGKDGSIPDFIHFSAGLWPGRAAIEHQVEALQKLEADIQAILKSGQLYTAVGECGIDRYWNHAGATGTGTGNLAGEETLFKEQLALAKRYGLAVIIHSRDGFEPTLRCIDEVGWHRGVIHCFSYGKKEAEAFLERGWYLSFPGTITYTDNAETASEIAELVRMVPDDKLLLETDAPYLAPQPVRRAVNTPLNIPYTYQAASKYRQCSVEHLCEIVHRNCHRLFSLLCKAPDIRVRSA